The following proteins are co-located in the Telopea speciosissima isolate NSW1024214 ecotype Mountain lineage chromosome 9, Tspe_v1, whole genome shotgun sequence genome:
- the LOC122640953 gene encoding phenylcoumaran benzylic ether reductase POP1-like: MASKSKILIIGGTGYIGKFIVEASAKSGHPTFALLRDTEAVSGTDEKSKLLQSFKNSGVTFLQGDLNDHESLVKAIKQVDVVIVTVGKQLVQEQVKIIAAIKEAGNVKRFFPSEFGNDADRIQAVEPALSTYMIKASIRRVVESEGIPYTFVVNNHFGDYFFRTFGQDGATAPPREKIVIMGDGNPKVVYNNEEDIGTYTIKAVDDPRTLNKILYIKPPGNILSFNEVVSLWEKKIGKTLEKVYIPGEQVLKNIQGATFPANLVMSLNHAVFVSGVKLEIDPSIGVEASELYPEVKYASVDEQLNKFV; this comes from the exons ATGGCTTCCAAAAGCAAGATTTTGATCATTGGAGGGACAGGGTACATCGGCAAGTTCATCGTCGAGGCGAGCGCCAAGTCCGGCCACCCAACTTTTGCACTGTTGAGGGACACAGAAGCTGTTTCTGGTACTGatgagaaaagtaaacttctTCAGAGCTTCAAGAATTCTGGAGTCACTTTCCTCCAG GGAGATCTCAATGATCATGAGAGTTTGGTGAAGGCAATTAAGCAGGTGGATGTGGTGATTGTTACTGTAGGAAAGCAATTGGTACAAGAACAGGTGAAGATCATTGCTGCCATTAAAGAAGCTGGAAATGTGAAG AGATTCTTCCCATCAGAATTTGGAAATGATGCCGATCGTATCCAAGCTGTTGAGCCAGCATTGTCTACGTACATGATTAAGGCTTCAATCCGGCGAGTTGTTGAATCTGAAGGAATTCCATACACCTTTGTTGTCAACAACCACTTTGGTGACTATTTCTTTCGTACTTTCGGACAAGATGGAGCCACAGCTCCTCCTCGAGAAAAAATAGTCATAATGGGGGATGGAAATCCCAAGG TAGTTTATAACAATGAGGAAGACATTGGGACTTACACAATTAAAGCTGTGGATGATCCAAGAACCTTGAATAAGATCTTGTATATCAAACCACCTGGTAACATTCTCTCATTCAACGAAGTTGTTTCTCTCTGGGAAAAGAAGATCGGCAAAACCCTCGAAAAGGTCTATATTCCAGGggaacaagttttgaaaaacatCCAGG GGGCTACTTTTCCTGCAAATTTAGTTATGTCACTTAATCATGCAGTGTTTGTGAGTGGAGTAAAGTTAGAGATAGATCCTTCAATTGGAGTTGAAGCTTCTGAGCTTTATCCTGAAGTGAAATACGCCTCAGTAGATGAGCAACTCAATAAGTTTGTGTaa
- the LOC122640952 gene encoding patellin-4-like, with the protein MTAEESKVAEIPVSQPAETTKVVEETSPVVVVETVKVADGDVDAKKCDEPKTVEVEEKKIEAGAEDAVPVVTKNSSFKEESNFLSDLKEYEKKALIELRSKLEEAILENNLFKKEEAKKEEKKEEEKPAEEEAKKEEKKEGEKPVEENKETEKPAEEKEEGKQGEKKEEEKPAEESQEKPAQKAEEEKKPDVGTEEKAVELNKDISLWGVPLLPGKGAEATDVILLKFLRARDFKVNDAFVMLKNTLQWRKELNIDLILDEDLGLDLNSVAHMNGVDREGHPVCYNIYGVFQNEELYEKTFGTEEKRNQFLRWRFQLMEKGIQKLDFKPDGVSSILQITDLKNSPGPSKKELRIATKQAVGLLQDNYPEFVARNIFINVPFWYYAFNAVLSPFLTQRTKSKFVFVRPSRVAETLFKYIPAENIPIQYGGLNRENDSEFSIENGSVSELLVKSGGTETIEIPVPEVGTTALWDLSVFGWEVIYKEEFIPEDEGSYTVIIQKSKKISANEEPIRNSFRNNEPGKIVLTIENTSYKKKRVLYRFKTQKSF; encoded by the exons ATGACTGCTGAGGAGAGTAAAGTAGCAGAAATTCCTGTTTCTCAACCAGCAGAGACCACCAAGGTTGTGGAAGAGACATCCCCTGTCGTAGTGGTCGAGACAGTCAAAGTTGCTGATGGAGATGTTGATGCAAAGAAGTGTGATGAACCCAAAACAGTAGaggtggaagagaagaaaatagaagcCGGAGCTGAAGATGCTGTTCCTGTCGTTACAAAAAATTCTTCATTCAAGGAGGAGAGCAATTTCCTCTCTGATTTGAAAGAGTATGAGAAGAAGGCGTTGATCGAGCTGAGATCGAAGCTTGAAGAAGCAATCCTCGAAAACAATCTCTTTAAGAAAGAAGAAgccaagaaggaagagaagaaagaggaggagaaacccgcagaagaggaagctaaaaaggaagagaagaaagagggggaGAAACCCGTGGAGGAGAACAAGGAGACGGAGAAACCTGCAGAGGAAAAGGAGGAAGGTAAgcagggagagaagaaagaggaggagaaaccTGCAGAAGAAAGCCAA GAGAAACCAGCACAAAAAgctgaggaagagaagaaacctGATGTGGGAACTGAAGAAAAAGCCGTCGAATTAAACAAGGACATCTCCCTTTGGGGAGTCCCTCTCTTACCAGGCAAAGGCGCAGAAGCTACTGATGTGATCCTCTTGAAGTTCTTGAGGGCTCGAGACTTCAAGGTCAATGATGCCTTTGTGATGTTGAAGAACACCCTTCAATGGAGGAAGGAACTCAACATCGATTTGATATTGGATGAGGATTTGGGTTTGGATCTGAACTCTGTAGCCCATATGAATGGTGTTGATCGTGAAGGACACCCTGTGTGCTACAACATCTATGGTGTCTTCCAGAATGAGGAGCTTTACGAGAAAACATTTGGAACTGAGGAGAAGCGCAATCAGTTCTTGAGATGGAGGTTCCAGTTGATGGAGAAGGGCATTCAGAAACTTGATTTCAAGCCAGATGGTGTatcttccattcttcaaatcaCCGATCTCAAGAACTCCCCTGGACCATCAAAGAAGGAGCTTAGGATTGCCACTAAGCAAGCTGTTGGTCTCCTCCAAGATAACTATCCTGAATTTGTGGCAAGAAAT ATCTTCATCAATGTGCCTTTCTGGTACTATGCCTTCAATGCTGTCTTATCTCCTTTCTTAACCCAGAGAACCAAGAGCAAGTTTGTCTTTGTTCGCCCATCCAGGGTTGCAGAAACCCTTTTCAA GTATATTCCTGCTGAGAATATCCCAATCCAGTATGGTGGTCTGAACCGTGAAAATGATTCTGAGTTCTCTATTGAAAATGGAAGTGTCTCTGAACTCCTTGTCAAGAGTGGAGGAACAGAAACTATTGAAATCCCTGTACCAGAG GTTGGAACCACTGCTCTCTGGGATCTGAGTGTGTTTGGTTGGGAGGTTATCTACAAGGAAGAATTTATCCCAGAAGACGAAGGATCTTATACAGTCATTATTCAGAAGTCGAAGAAGATCTCTGCAAATGAAGAACCAATTCGCAACTCGTTCAGGAATAATGAACCTGGGAAAATTGTTCTCACCATTGAGAATACTTcatacaagaagaagagagtacTGTACCGATTCAAGACCCAGAAGAGCTTCTGA